GTTTCCTTTTTCAGATTGCTGGCTGGCTTCATTTGAAAATGCTTCAAACTCTGCATTGATCTTTTCGATAAGTTCTTTCATAACGTAATGATAAAAATTAAATTGAATGGCAAATATAATAGTTTATACACTCACTCCCCTATCGATACAATAAAATCAACTTCATCAAATTTCAAAGAGATTTCATTTCGACGTTTAGCAAATATTAAATTCTGTATTTAAAACTTTAATTTTTATTTTGATTTCGATGTGAAATAATGATCATTATTACCATCAGAATTAAAGATACCAAGCTTGCATTAAAGGTACCGAGGTTTAAACCACCCTTAGATATGGATTTTGTCAGAAAATCACCGAAAGTTGCTCCGAATGGTCTTGTAAAAATAAATGCAATCCAAAATAATACAATACGGTTGATCTTTGCGAAATAGTGAAGAAGGACTACCATAAGTACGACAGCTCCTGTGATAACAGCCCCGACCCAATAACTAAAACCTAAATTATCACTGATAAAATCTCCAAAAGCTGTTCCCAAACTGTTGGAGAAAAGAATAGCAACCCAATAATAGATTTCTTTATTGATTTCGAAAACAGGATATACTTCGAGATTTTTATACTTTTTATACCATAAAAGAAGGGTCATTATTAGACCGCCTCCCAAAATCAAGCTGCCCAACAGATAACCTGCCTTCAATGTTCTGTCTATATAATCCGAGATCTCAGTTCCCAATGTTGTCGTAGCAATGATAACAATCCAGTAAATAAAAGGAATATACCTTTTTACATTCAACTGAACGGAAATGCTGATTAGAAAAAGTAACACCGTAATCGCAATTCCCACGGTGTAACCGAGGTTGAGTGTCATGGAAATAAAATCGCCCAAAGTTTTCCCTAAAGTAGTTGCCACAATTTTCATCAGCCAAAAAGGATGGTTACCGATGCTACTTGTTAAGTACTTTCATCATTTTTTCTTCAAAGTTGAGATCCCAGTTTGAAGAAATTTAGAATTTCATTCTTTTTACAGAATCTATTTTTCTTTCATTTTTCCATTTTTGAATCTCTCACTGGCGGTTTGATAATAGGAAATAGTCCGTGAAATGAGTGTATCATTCTTTGATTTTACTTCAGATAGGGACTGGCTGGCCCCGGAAACGATGAACTGTTCTACTCTTCTTCTGTCATCTATTTGAGTGAATATAGTGCCCTTCAACATCCCTAATGTCCTGTAATTTCCCAGGAATGCACGTTCGTCCCCCACTTTGGTTTGATTGATATCTTTTCCGTACAGAGATGTCGTGTAAGACCAGCCGAGATATCCGAATAATGTCGGCATCAGATCGATCTGTGATGTCAGACGATTGATCTTTTCAGTTTTTTGCAGAGGAAGATTATAGATGATGGCAGGAATATGATGATTGGCAATGTTGATTTCCCATCTCCCTGCACTATTGGCACAATGATCAGCAACGATCACAAAGACTGTATTCTTGAACCACGATTTTGTTTTTGCATCAGCCAAAAATTTCCCTAAAGCATAATCTGTATATTTTACAGCAGCATTTCGGTCACCTTGCGGAAGATCGATTTTACCTTTGGGAAAAGTAAAAGGCTTATGGTTGGAAGTCGTCATAACAAACTGAAAAAACGGCTGATTTGCTTTAGTGCTTTTGTCGGCGTATTTTATCGATTGTTTATAAAGATCTTCGTCACAGATGCCCCAGGCATTTTCAAAAGTGACCTCGTTGTCTTTAATTTGAAATCTGTCGGTTTTAATGTTGTCTGGCAAAGGATTTCCTCTGTCTCTGTCGACAATATCAAAGCCCTGACCTCCGAAAAAAGTATTCATATTATCAAAATAACCATCCCCGCCATAAATAAAATAAGGCTGATAGTTCTTTGCTTTCACAATCGCGGAAACGGAAAATAACTCCTGATTATCCGGTCTTCTTACAATGCTGTTTCCTGGAGTTGGCGGCACGGAAAGCATTAAAGCCTCCATTCCCCGGACAGTCCTTGTGCCTGTCGCATAAAGGTTTGTGAAAAAGATACTCTGATCGGCAAGCCTGTCGTAATTAGGGGTGATATTATCCTTATTGCCGAATGCTTTTAGAAATTCCCCACTGAAACTTTCTATGGTGATTAAAATAATATTCGGTCTATGCTCATTATTCCCTTGTGTTACCCTTGAAATACCATCATTTGTTTCAGTAAAATATTTTTGATTATCCTGTAAAAGATCTTGTTTCAAAACCGAATAAGCTTCTTTTTCCGGAAGTGTCGGGTAAAATATTTCATAATCCAGTTCGTTTGACTGATACGCAGAAACAAAAGAAAAAGCCCCGTTTTTTCCAAGCTCATTCACCACAAGATTGTCAGTGAAATCTGCCTGTTTATTTTTCATCACCAATCCTAAAACCACAGCAATCGTCAAAACCGGAACTGCATAAATCAAACGGTGTCGTATGGGATTTTTAACGGAAAAAGTATTTTTGAAAATGTCAAGTTTTTTGAATAAAAAAAATGTCAGGATAATCAATCCTATCAAAACAGCTCCAATCAAAGGTAAAGGATAAGACTGATCGATGTTTTCAAAGACTTCATAGGTGTAGATCAGATAGTCGATGGCAATAAAATTAAATCTCACGCCGAACTCTTCCCAAAAGGGAATTTCTGCCAAAAGACTGAAGTAAATAATGAATAATAGTAAACTTAAATAGAAATAGGTAAAGCACTTATCGAATAATGATCCGATCCATTTTCTTGGAATCAGCAATAGATAAACGGTATACAAAGCCAAAAATAACGAACCCATTGTAAGATCGAAGACAAATCCTGTGAAAAAAGCCCTCAGGATATGCCTAATGTTGAGATCCAAATCATTTACAGACCAGATCAGCAATATGATCCTTACCACAAATGATAAAAAAACATATAAACTTAAAACACCAAAGAGTGTTGAAAATCTGCCATTGAATAATTTTTTCATAACTAAGTGTAATATATTGTAGTGAGTAATATTAAAACTGGGATCGGCGGATGTCATCGCTTCTTAATCTAACCTTCGTTTCAAAAAATAATCATCAATAGTCTCCAAATCGATCATTCAAATTTTAAAAATGATCCTTTAAAAAACGGCTTGATCCGGAAATAAGTGAAGGGTAAGGTACATCAATTAAACTACTACCACCCAACACTAAAAGTGAATAAGACGAAATTTAGAATTGTTCCATTCTGCAAAAAATATGGATACTTTTTTTCACTGTGTCTTATTGACATTCGATGGGATCAATTACCTACTTCTCCCGATCCAATAAGGATGGATGATTGCGAATGACTGCTAATTGGCATTAGTCTGCTGTAAGTCGATGAAATGTTAATCTGTGAAGGATGCAAACTTTCATGATCAGAATACAACATCAGTCATTTAACAAATGACCACCTTTGGCTCGTAGTAATTCATTCTATTTGCGATGTCATCCACGTCTTATAAATCAATCATTTTTCCAATTAAACCATCAGAAAGTATTTGATATATTTTCAAAAGGTTGAGAGTAAGGGATAGATGCATTGAAGCTCTATCCTTTTTTATTACAAAAATTTATTCTTATCAATAAAGAATCCCAAAAAATTAAAATTTTAAAAAAATGAAAACAACAAAACAATTGATCAGCATCGGTTTATTATACGGTGCCATTTTATTACCTCAATTCTCAAACGCTCAAAAGTTAATTCAGAAATCTGTCGATGTAACAATCACCGGAACATCTCCGATGCACGATTGGGAAATGACAGGTTCCACAGCCACCTTCTCCGGGACTGCAGCAGGCAATGTGATCAACAACGTTACTTTAACGGTTCCTGTAAAAAGCCTCAAGGCAGAAAAAGGAAAAACAATGGAAAAGAAAGCCTATGCAGCATTGAAACCTGATAAAGCACCAAATGTAACTTTTACGGCAACTTCTCTAAAGGTTGGAAAAAGCAATGCTACAGGAAAGTTGACCATAGCAGGAACTTCTAAAAATGTTTCCTTCCCCGTCTCAATTGTAAAAAAAGGAAGTTCGTACACGATTGAGGGCACGGAGACCATTAAACTTTCAGAATTTGGAATGTAACGCCCTGGATTTTTGGGAATCAAAACCGGCGATGCTGTGACTGTAAAAGTAAATGTGACAGCAGAATAGATCTGTCACTCTTGATCTCCTCCTCAGTTTATCAACGAAAATTTAAAAAATTCAGTCTGATTAGAATTTAATCTATGTGGTAGCATTTTACTATTTATAAAGATGAAGTGCTTATCATTAATTTAAAATCATTCTTAACGAAACATTGCATAATTTTGATCTGTGAAAAAGTGGGTTTCCATATTATTGCTTTCCTTATATCTGGTTTCAACAACTGAGCTTAATCAGTTATTGAAGCTGCCTATTCTTGTAGAGCATTATATTGAGCATAAAGGGCTCAATCCGGAAATGACCTTTACTGAATTTCTGAAAATACATTACGACCATCCTGTTAAAGATTCGGATTATAAGACAGACCAAAAATTGCCTTTTGCAGATCACTCTTTTCCACTCGCTCTCGTTTTTACGGTGAATCCTGATTTCAGTGTAGAAATAAAAAAGCAAATACCCTGTGATCACCCGAAGGTAACTTTTTCTTACAGCCCGGTTTTCTATCATAAAGACGCGGTAAATTCTATCTGGCAGCCGCCAAAAAACTGTTAATCAGCCTTTTTATTTTTATGTTACAACACGTCTTGTGTTGAGCTCTCCCCTGCTTCTATTATTCATCAACAAAAGAAAAATCAGGTCTGTACTTACTGGTAAGCACAGCGATTTTGTAGAACATCATTGACAGGAATAGGGAGCAAAAACTATCTATTTAAAATTAAGATTTAACAGAATTATTTATGCTAACAAAAATCATTGAGTTTTCTGTAAAGAATAAACTCATTATAGCATTATTGGTATTCGGGTTGATAGGCGTAGGTGCTTATCAGGTCACGCAACTACCAATAGATGCAGTGCCTGACATAACCAATAATCAGGTTCAGGTGATCACAACTGCTCCATCATTTGGGGCGACAGATATCGAAAGATTGGTCACTTTCCCAATAGAACAAGCCAACAGTAATATTTCGGGGATGAAAGAGATCCGGAGTTTTTCAAGGTTCGGGCTTTCATTAGTGACCATTGTTTTTGATGACAATGTTGATATTTATTGGGCAAGACAACAAGTTGCAGAGAGACTGCAACAAGTTCAAAATCAAATTCCGCAAGACGTCGGAACACCTTCTTTAGGACCTATTTCTACGGGACTTGGTGAAATCTATCAATACGTTGTCCGTCCGAAAAAAGGATACGAAAGCAAATACGATATTACGGAACTCAGAACGCTTCAGGATTGGATTGTCAGAAGACAATTGCTTGGTGTAAAAGGCGTTGCAGAAGTCAGCAGTTTTGGTGGTAAACTGAAACAATATGAAATTTCCGTCAATCCGGATAAACTCAATGCTTACGGAATCACCATTACCGATGTTTTCGATGCGTTGAAAACCAATAACCAGAATACAGGCGGTTCTTATATAGAAAAAGGACCTACTGTCCTATACATACGAAGCGAAGGATTGGTCGGAAATCTGTATGATATCAAAAACATTGCGATCGCCAACAAAAACAATGATGTTCCTCTGTTTATAAGAGATATTGCAGAGGTGCGTTACGGTTATGCGACAAGATTTGGGGCAATGACTTATAATGACAATGGCGAAGTTTCCGGTGCGATCGTGATGATGCTGAAAGGTGAAAACAGCAGCGAGGTGATCAAAAATGTAAAAGCCAAAATCGCACAGATTCAAAAAACCTTGCCGGAAGGAGTTGTGATTGAGCCATTCTTAGACCGAACCAAAATGGTGAACAACGCCATTGGTACTGTTGAAAAAAACCTGATGGAAGGCGCATTGATTGTCGTTTTTGTACTGGTTTTATTTTTAGGGAATTTCCGTGCAGGTCTATTGGTCGCTTCTGTTATTCCATTGGCAATGCTTTTTGCGGTTTGTATGATGAATCTCTTCGGCGTCAGCGGAAATCTGATGAGCCTTGGTGCGCTGGATTTTGGGCTGATTATAGATGGTGCCGTGATTATTGTAGAATCTGTAATGCATCAGTTTACCCACAATTCAAAATTCCGGAAGGCGCTATCAGTTTCAAAACAGGAAATGGACACTATTGTCATAGATTCTGCTGGAAAGATGATGAACAGTGCGGTTTTCGGGCAAATCATCATCCTCATTGTGTATCTGCCTATTTTAACACTGCAAGGGATTGAAGGTAAAATGTTTAAACCAATGGCACAAACTGTTGCCTTCGCTTTATTGGGTGCGTTTCTGCTTTCGCTGACTTACATTCCGATGATGAGTTCTATTATTTTAAGCAAAAAAATAAGCCACAAAATGAACTTTTCAGACCGGTTAATGGCGAAGGCTGAAAATCTTTACCGAAAAACATTACTAAAAGTTTTAAGAATACCGAAAACCATTTTCAGTATTGTGATTGTACTTTTTGTCCTTTCAGTAGTGGTTCTAAGCAGAATGGGAGGCGAATTTATACCATCCCTGGAAGAAGGAGATTTTGCTGTTGATACCAGAGTTTTGCCCGGAAGCAACCTCAAAACCACAATTGAAAGTACGCAGAAAGCAGCTCATATTCTGAAAACCCGCTTTCCGGAAGTTCAGAAAGTAGTTACCAAAATAGGAAGCGGAGAAGTTCCCACCGACCCGATGCCGATGGATGCTTCGGATATGATGGTAATCCTGAAAGATAAAAGCGAATGGACTTCCGCCAAAACCTTTCCGGAGCTTTCAGACAAAATGAGCAAAGCGTTGGAAGATGTTCCCGGAATTACCGTTGGTTTTCAGTATCCTGTGCAGATGCGTTTTAATGAATTGATGACCGGCGCAAGACAGGATGTTGTTTTGAAAATATTCGGAGAAGATCTGGAAATATTGGCGAAAAATGCCAATCAGCTTGGTAAAATAATCAATACCGTAAAGGGAACTCAAAATCTATATATCGAGCCTGTTTCTGGTCTTCCGCAGGTGATTATCCAATACAACAGACCGGTGATTGCACAATATCATTTGTCTATCGGAGACATCAACAGAGTGATCAATACCGCTTTTGCAGGGCAAAGCACAGGTCTGGTTTTCGAGGGCGAAAAACGTTTTGATATGGTCGTCAGATTAAACAGTAATGACCGAAAGAATCTGGATGATGTCAGGAATTTATTAATTCCCACGCCGTCTGGTAATCAGATTCCGCTTTCTCAGCTTGCCAATGTTGAGATTAAAGATGGTCCGAACCAAATCCAGCGTGAGAACGGACAACGCAGAATTGTGGTAGGTTTTAATATCAAAAACCGCGATGTTCAGGGGATTGTAGAAGAACTTCAGGCTAAAGTTGACCAACAATTGAAGCTTCCTACAGGATATTACGTCACATACGGAGGTTCTTTTGAAAACCTTAAAAATGCAAAAAACAGACTGATGATTGCAGTGCCAATTGCTTTGGTTTTGATTTTTGTGCTGTTATTTCTCGCGTTTAATTCGGTGAAAGAAAGTCTTTTAATTTATACTGCGATTCCGCTT
Above is a genomic segment from Chryseobacterium mulctrae containing:
- a CDS encoding COG4705 family protein — protein: MKIVATTLGKTLGDFISMTLNLGYTVGIAITVLLFLISISVQLNVKRYIPFIYWIVIIATTTLGTEISDYIDRTLKAGYLLGSLILGGGLIMTLLLWYKKYKNLEVYPVFEINKEIYYWVAILFSNSLGTAFGDFISDNLGFSYWVGAVITGAVVLMVVLLHYFAKINRIVLFWIAFIFTRPFGATFGDFLTKSISKGGLNLGTFNASLVSLILMVIMIIISHRNQNKN
- a CDS encoding LTA synthase family protein is translated as MKKLFNGRFSTLFGVLSLYVFLSFVVRIILLIWSVNDLDLNIRHILRAFFTGFVFDLTMGSLFLALYTVYLLLIPRKWIGSLFDKCFTYFYLSLLLFIIYFSLLAEIPFWEEFGVRFNFIAIDYLIYTYEVFENIDQSYPLPLIGAVLIGLIILTFFLFKKLDIFKNTFSVKNPIRHRLIYAVPVLTIAVVLGLVMKNKQADFTDNLVVNELGKNGAFSFVSAYQSNELDYEIFYPTLPEKEAYSVLKQDLLQDNQKYFTETNDGISRVTQGNNEHRPNIILITIESFSGEFLKAFGNKDNITPNYDRLADQSIFFTNLYATGTRTVRGMEALMLSVPPTPGNSIVRRPDNQELFSVSAIVKAKNYQPYFIYGGDGYFDNMNTFFGGQGFDIVDRDRGNPLPDNIKTDRFQIKDNEVTFENAWGICDEDLYKQSIKYADKSTKANQPFFQFVMTTSNHKPFTFPKGKIDLPQGDRNAAVKYTDYALGKFLADAKTKSWFKNTVFVIVADHCANSAGRWEINIANHHIPAIIYNLPLQKTEKINRLTSQIDLMPTLFGYLGWSYTTSLYGKDINQTKVGDERAFLGNYRTLGMLKGTIFTQIDDRRRVEQFIVSGASQSLSEVKSKNDTLISRTISYYQTASERFKNGKMKEK
- a CDS encoding YceI family protein, coding for MKTTKQLISIGLLYGAILLPQFSNAQKLIQKSVDVTITGTSPMHDWEMTGSTATFSGTAAGNVINNVTLTVPVKSLKAEKGKTMEKKAYAALKPDKAPNVTFTATSLKVGKSNATGKLTIAGTSKNVSFPVSIVKKGSSYTIEGTETIKLSEFGM
- a CDS encoding CusA/CzcA family heavy metal efflux RND transporter, whose product is MLTKIIEFSVKNKLIIALLVFGLIGVGAYQVTQLPIDAVPDITNNQVQVITTAPSFGATDIERLVTFPIEQANSNISGMKEIRSFSRFGLSLVTIVFDDNVDIYWARQQVAERLQQVQNQIPQDVGTPSLGPISTGLGEIYQYVVRPKKGYESKYDITELRTLQDWIVRRQLLGVKGVAEVSSFGGKLKQYEISVNPDKLNAYGITITDVFDALKTNNQNTGGSYIEKGPTVLYIRSEGLVGNLYDIKNIAIANKNNDVPLFIRDIAEVRYGYATRFGAMTYNDNGEVSGAIVMMLKGENSSEVIKNVKAKIAQIQKTLPEGVVIEPFLDRTKMVNNAIGTVEKNLMEGALIVVFVLVLFLGNFRAGLLVASVIPLAMLFAVCMMNLFGVSGNLMSLGALDFGLIIDGAVIIVESVMHQFTHNSKFRKALSVSKQEMDTIVIDSAGKMMNSAVFGQIIILIVYLPILTLQGIEGKMFKPMAQTVAFALLGAFLLSLTYIPMMSSIILSKKISHKMNFSDRLMAKAENLYRKTLLKVLRIPKTIFSIVIVLFVLSVVVLSRMGGEFIPSLEEGDFAVDTRVLPGSNLKTTIESTQKAAHILKTRFPEVQKVVTKIGSGEVPTDPMPMDASDMMVILKDKSEWTSAKTFPELSDKMSKALEDVPGITVGFQYPVQMRFNELMTGARQDVVLKIFGEDLEILAKNANQLGKIINTVKGTQNLYIEPVSGLPQVIIQYNRPVIAQYHLSIGDINRVINTAFAGQSTGLVFEGEKRFDMVVRLNSNDRKNLDDVRNLLIPTPSGNQIPLSQLANVEIKDGPNQIQRENGQRRIVVGFNIKNRDVQGIVEELQAKVDQQLKLPTGYYVTYGGSFENLKNAKNRLMIAVPIALVLIFVLLFLAFNSVKESLLIYTAIPLSIIGGVFLLAARGMPFSISAGVGFIALFGVAVLNGIVLISEFNRLYKGGIQNIVRIVVDGGEARLRPVLMTAFVASLGFIPMALSNGAGAEVQRPLATVVIGGLLIATLLTLFVLPLLYVTIEKGFKMKNNRKNRITPVLIIFFVLTGSVMKSQTKVTLNEAVDIALKNNRGLKSEKLKSEYAKALIKSSSDIPQTGISADYGQINSAYRDMKFVISQNIAFPTVYKRQKNLYTEEWKKSQLSISMKEYQLKKGVTLTFYNILYWQEKEKLLNESLDFYSQFLDKATLRLKSGESNILEKATAANQKSAIEIQIKQVKQELRTLQLQLQWLVNSETELIPDGERIFSLSHLQNDVSGNPSLKILEQQKNIAAQQTALEKSKLLPGLQLAYNLNSFRGMGADDKVYNASPQFHSVQVGVSVPIFSGGQKARIQAFKIAESVSENDFQNGEFTLKNQYKKLSEIQQKNLEIVFQYEKYELKNADTILETAQKQFINGEINYLEFVMLGNQAISIKNNYTDAVWNLNESNVELEYITLNQ